The Anopheles marshallii chromosome X, idAnoMarsDA_429_01, whole genome shotgun sequence genome includes a window with the following:
- the LOC128713106 gene encoding NADPH--cytochrome P450 reductase, which produces MDAQAETEMPTGNVSDEPFLGPLDIILLVSLLAGTAWYLLKGKKKENQASQFKSYSIQPTTVNTMTMVENSFIKKLQSSGRRLVVFYGSQTGTAEEFAGRLAKEGIRYQMKGMVADPEECNMEELLMLKDIDKSLAVFCLATYGEGDPTDNCMEFYDWIQNNDLDMTGLNYAVFGLGNKTYEHYNKVGIYVDKRLEELGANRVFELGLGDDDANIEDYFITWKEKFWPTVCDFFGIESTGEDVLMRQYRLLEQPDVGADRIYTGEVARLHSLQTQRPPFDAKNPFLAPIKVNRELHKAGGRSCMHVEFDIDGSKMRYEAGDHLAMYPVNDRDLVERLGKLCNADLEKVFSLINTDTDSSKKHPFPCPTTYRTALTHYLEITALPRTHILKELAEYCSEEKDKEFLRFISSTAPDGKAKYQEWVQDSCRNVVHVLEDIPSCHPPIDHVCELLPRLQPRYYSISSSSKIHPTTVHVTAVLVKYETKTGRLNKGVATTFLAEKHPNDGEPLPRVPIFIRKSQFRLPPKPETPVIMVGPGTGLAPFRGFIQERDFSKQEGKEIGQTTLYFGCRKRTEDYIYEDELEDYSKRGIVNLRVAFSRDQEKKVYVTHLLEQDSDLIWNVIGENKGHFYICGDAKNMATDVRNILLKVIRSKGGLSETEAQQYIKKMEAQKRYSADVWS; this is translated from the exons ATGGACGCCCAAGCAGAAACCGAAATGCCCACGGGTAACGTGAGCGACGAGCCGTTCCTCGGCCCGTTGGACATCATCCTGCTCGTCAGCTTGCTGGCCGGTACCGCCTGGTATCTGCTGAAGggcaagaaaaaggaaaaccaagcTAGTCAGTTCAAATCCTACTCGATCCA ACCTACAACGGTAAACACGATGACAATGGTGGAGAACTCGTTCATCAAAAAGCTGCAATCCTCCGGCCGTCGTTTGGTGGTGTTCTACGGTTCCCAAACAGGCACGGCAGAGGAATTTGCCGGCCGTCTGGCAAAGGAAGGAATCCGCTACCAGATGAAGGGGATGGTGGCCGATCCGGAGGAGTGCAATATG GAGGAGCTGCTGATGTTGAAAGACATCGACAAATCGTTGGCCGTGTTTTGCCTGGCCACGTACGGTGAGGGCGATCCGACGGACAACTGTATGGAGTTTTACGATTGGATTCAAAACAACGATCTGGATATGACCGGTTTGAATTACGCG GTGTTTGGCCTCGGTAATAAAACGTACGAGCATTACAACAAGGTCGGCATCTATGTGGACAAGCGGCTGGAGGAGCTCGGAGCGAACAGAGTGTTTGAGCTTGGACTGGGTGACGATGACGCGAA CATTGAGGACTACTTTATCACGTGGAAAGAAAAGTTTTGGCCGACGGTGTGCGATTTCTTTGGCATTGAAAGTACGGGCGAGGATGTGCTGATGCGACAGTACCGTCTGCTGGAGCAACCGGATGTCGGTGCAGACCGCATCTATACCGGCGAGGTGGCCCGTCTACACTCCCTTCAAACACAACGCCCACCGTTCGATGCGAAGAACCCGTTCCTGGCACCGATCAAGGTAAATCGGGAGCTGCACAAAGCCGGTGGCCGTTCTTGCATGCACGTGGAGTTCGACATCGACGGATCGAAGATGCGGTACGAGGCGGGTGACCATCTCGCCATGTACCCGGTGAACGATCGCGATCTGGTCGAGCGGCTCGGCAAGCTGTGCAACGCCGACCTGGAAAAGGTGTTTTCGCTGATCAACACCGACACggacagcagcaaaaagcaTCCATTCCCCTGCCCGACTACCTACCGGACCGCGCTGACGCACTACCTGGAGATAACCGCGTTGCCCCGAACGCATATCCTCAAGGAGCTGGCCGAGTACTGTTCGGAAGAGAAGGACAAAGAGTTTCTCCGATTCATCTCGTCGACCGCGCCGGACGGCAAGGCAAAGTACCAGGAATGGGTACAGGACAGCTGCCGCAACGTGGTGCATGTGCTGGAGGATATCCCGTCCTGCCATCCACCGATCGATCACGTGTGCGAACTATTGCCGCGTCTGCAGCCCCGCTACTACTCCATCTCTTCCTCGTCGAAGATCCACCCGACGACGGTACATGTGACGGCGGTGCTGGTGAAATACGAGACGAAAACGGGCCGATTGAACAAGGGTGTCGCCACAACATTCTTGGCCGAGAAGCATCCGAACGATGGGGAACCGTTGCCGCGCGTACCTATTTTTATCCGCAAGAGTCAGTTCCGACTACCGCCGAAGCCGGAAACGCCAGTTATTATGGTCGGACCCGGTACTGGGTTGGCACCGTTCCGTGGTTTCATACAGGAGCGTGACTTCTCCAAGCAGGAGGGCAAGGAAATAGGACAGACGACGCTATACTTTGGCTGCAGAAAGCGTACGGAGGACTACATATATGAAGAC GAACTGGAAGATTATTCTAAACGCGGCATCGTTAACCTGCGTGTTGCCTTTTCGCGTGACCAGGAGAAGAAGGTTTACGTGACGCATCTGCTCGAGCAAGATTCCGACTTGATATGGAACGTTATCGGCGAAAATAAGGGACACTTTTACATCTGCGG TGATGCGAAAAATATGGCCACCGATGTGCGAAACATTCTGCTGAAAGTCATTC